One Bdellovibrionales bacterium genomic region harbors:
- a CDS encoding aminotransferase class I/II-fold pyridoxal phosphate-dependent enzyme produces KIFRHNDLTDLRRCLSEGTSKKYKIIIVERIYSMSGDHSPLEALIELAHEFSAQLIVDEAHSTGIELPLAQVYADASVILATMHSAGKALGVSGAWIACDQELKKYLIQFSRPFIYSTAPSPLVMRALVTAVEYHQEISEARVAALKEKIQFFKEEVSYRIPGLPLLGEGPIFFIVLGASPKSLDAASKLQSRGFDIRAIRYPTVQEHQAGLRISIHANQSEVSIKTMIQSLSEEFKQ; encoded by the coding sequence AGAAAATTTTTAGACACAACGATTTGACCGATTTGCGAAGATGCTTGAGCGAAGGCACTTCAAAAAAATATAAAATCATCATTGTCGAAAGAATTTATTCCATGTCGGGAGATCACTCGCCGCTGGAGGCTTTGATCGAACTCGCGCACGAGTTTTCGGCACAACTCATTGTGGATGAAGCTCACTCCACGGGGATCGAATTACCTCTCGCCCAAGTGTATGCCGATGCGTCGGTCATCTTGGCGACCATGCATTCTGCCGGAAAAGCTCTCGGCGTATCAGGGGCCTGGATCGCTTGTGATCAAGAGCTTAAAAAATATCTGATTCAGTTTTCTCGGCCATTTATTTATTCAACAGCGCCTTCGCCTTTGGTGATGCGGGCCTTAGTGACCGCGGTCGAGTATCATCAAGAAATTTCTGAAGCGCGGGTCGCGGCCCTTAAGGAAAAAATTCAGTTTTTTAAAGAAGAAGTGAGTTACAGAATACCTGGTCTTCCTCTCTTGGGGGAGGGGCCCATTTTTTTCATCGTCTTGGGCGCTTCCCCAAAGTCGCTCGATGCAGCTTCGAAACTCCAAAGTCGTGGATTTGATATTCGGGCGATTCGTTATCCGACAGTGCAAGAACATCAAGCAGGATTACGCATCTCGATTCATGCGAATCAATCCGAAGTCTCTATCAAGACGATGATTCAATCCTTAAGCGAAGAGTTTAAGCAATGA